DNA from Novipirellula artificiosorum:
CAGACGAGAACGGTGACCTATGTCAATTACCAATGAGTTTGTTGCTATCGCAACACGATTCCAGCGAACAACGAGAGCGGGCCAAAGCCCCTCCGAGCGGAAGCTCGCTTCGCTGCGGCCGCGCCGCCCCATGACCGTTTCTCGACGAGATTTTCTTCGGACCGCTGCTGCTTCGGCGGCCATGACACCCTATTTTTGGACGAGTCATCGAGTCGTTGCCGACGATAAGAACAGTCGCTTGCGACTGGGAATGATCGGTTGCGGCGGGAAGGGGCGGGATGACTCCAAGCTGGCTTCGGAGCATGGTGATTTCGTCGCGGTTTGCGATGTGGATCGCGGGCGCGCCGAACGTTACGCAGCAAATCCCGCTCTCAATGGCGACGGACAACGCAAGCTCGATGTCTACACGGACCATCGCGAGTTGCTTGCACGTGATGATATTGATGTTGTCATCTGTGCGACTCCTGACCATTGGCACACACCGATCTACGTCGATGCACTGCTCGCGGGCAAGCACGTCTACGGAGAAAAGCCAATGACCTTGACGATCGACGAAGTGAAGGTCCTTCGCAAAGCAGTAGCGAAATCTGGCTGCACGTTGCAAGTCGGCAACCAACAGCGAAGTTGTCAGTGGTTCCGTGAAGCGATCGCTATCGCGCAGAGCGGTATCCTTGGTGACAACCTGACCGCGACTTGCTACCTGGGAAAGGGCAATTCGGGCGGTCCCTTCCAGGTCAAGCCTGTGCCCAAAGGACTCGATTGGGATCGGTGGTTAGGTCAAACACCGCTCGTCCCCTACATCTCACAGCGATGCCATGG
Protein-coding regions in this window:
- a CDS encoding Gfo/Idh/MocA family protein; this translates as MSITNEFVAIATRFQRTTRAGQSPSERKLASLRPRRPMTVSRRDFLRTAAASAAMTPYFWTSHRVVADDKNSRLRLGMIGCGGKGRDDSKLASEHGDFVAVCDVDRGRAERYAANPALNGDGQRKLDVYTDHRELLARDDIDVVICATPDHWHTPIYVDALLAGKHVYGEKPMTLTIDEVKVLRKAVAKSGCTLQVGNQQRSCQWFREAIAIAQSGILGDNLTATCYLGKGNSGGPFQVKPVPKGLDWDRWLGQTPLVPYISQRCHGSFRWWYEYSGGKLTDWGAHHLDIAQWALGAIGTGPVEIEGSGVHDSRENCFNTAQTFRGTLKFENGTRLIFEDGGEKTNGILLQGDRERIFVNRGKLVGNLVNKITADPKWNKEIRDAAGGLYDGPYGLPDVQLNNYANFGEFDAASWTGVKQSHMGNLFHCIKTGQKPISDVVTVGNSTIACHLANIGLRLERKLRWDPNAERFIGDDEANAMMSRKQREGYEIKIA